tttttgcgCTGCAACTTTTAAAACCATATGTTGATGATGAACGTATGGATTTCATGATGATCTATGGATTTGGTTATGCACATGTACGATTATATATCTTAAAAAAGTTACTTGTTTTGTAGAATATGGAAGATAGCCAAACTGAGCCTGTTCAATCAAGGTTTAGAACAAAATCAGATAAAGCGTGGGAGTATGTCACTTCTCAAAGCGATGAGAAAGGTAAAACTGTATACATTTGTGATTTTTGTCAAAAAATGGTGCGTGGTGGTGGAATAACTAGAATGAAGAAACACCTTGCGGGCATTAAAGGTGATATAGAACCTTGTAAAAAAGTACCGGCGGATGTTCGTTTTACTTTGCAAGGAATTCTGAAAGAAATTGAAGTTAAATCGAGAGGTAAGTCTACTGCCGTTGGATCTAGTGTTGATGTCATAGACGACGacaaagaagttgttgaaatacATGACCAAACGCAAAAGGGAAAGAGGAAAGCAAAATCAAATTTGCATCCTTTCTTTACAAAAGCTATAAACGATCCTTCTCAACCTACGATTAAAAAAGCTATGCAATGTAAAGAAAAGGTACAGGATGTTGACTTGGCTATTGCTATGTGGTTCTATGATGCTTGTATACCTATGAATGCTTGTAATTCTCCTTATTTTCAACTTGCGGTAGATAAAATAGCATCTATAGGTTATGGTTACAAAGCACCTAACTATCATGCTTTAAGGGTCAATTTGTTGAAAGATGCAAAAACTTCAGTTGGGTTATTAATAGATTCATATAGAAGTGAGTGGATAGAAAATGGTTGCACGATTATGAGTGATGGGTGGAGGGATGTTAGGCAACGCCATTTGATTAATTTCTTAGTCTATTGTGAGAAAGGGATTTCATTTATTAAATCTGTAGACGCATCGGATATTGAGAGCAATTCTGAGAATTTGTGTAACTTGTTTGCTGGGGTTGTTGAAATGGTTGGGGTTAAGAACGTGGTTCAGATAGTTACCGACAATGCTGCTAATTACAAGAAAGCTGGTAAATTGTTATGTGCTAGACATTCTTCAATTACTTGGACACCTTGTGCGGCTCATTGCCTTAATCTAGTGTTAAAAGATATTTCAGAGTTAGAGAATGTTGCAAAGTTGGTAAAACTAGCATCTAGGGTTACTGTTTTTATTTATAATCACAAGATGCCTTTGAATTGGTTAAGAAAGAGAAAGGGTTGGACAGAAATCATTCGTCCAGGTCCTACCCGTTTTGGTACGTCTTTCATTGCATTAAAAAGTTTGGTCGATCATAATGACTTGCAAGCTCTTGTCATATCTAACGAATTTAAAAAGATGTTGAAGTTGGGGAATGCAGTTGAATGTAAAGAAATTGTGATGAATGAAACTTTTTGGAAAAATTGTTTGATTACTGTGACAGTCATGACTCCTTTGTTGAGGGTTTTACGTTTGTGTGATACGGATGAAAAACCTTCTTTGCCGTATGTTTTTAAGGGGATGAATCGGGCAGATAAGGGAATTAAGGCATTATTTCAGGAAAAAGTAGCTTTCTATAAGCCATATGTGGATATAATCGATGCTCGATGGAAAAACATGTTACGTTCTAGTATTCATTGTGCGGCATATTGGTTAAATCCAGCTTTTCAGTATGATAAAGAAAATCTTTGTAAAGATAAAGAAGTTTTTAAGGGTGTTCTTGACATGGTTGAGAAGAATTTTTCGGGTGATGATATTATAGATGTCACACTGGCTTTAGGCAAGTTTCGTGATGGATTAGAATGTTTTGGTAGGAGTAGTGCGATTGCTTCTCGTAATGTTACTCAACCCGGTAAGATATATTTTTAATGTTATGATTTtcattttatttgtttattatttatatcATTTTGATAGCCATTTTTTTGTAGCCGAATGGTGGAGGTTATTTGGTGGAGATTATCCGTTAATGCAAAAATTTG
The Helianthus annuus cultivar XRQ/B chromosome 6, HanXRQr2.0-SUNRISE, whole genome shotgun sequence genome window above contains:
- the LOC110891560 gene encoding uncharacterized protein LOC110891560; amino-acid sequence: MEDSQTEPVQSRFRTKSDKAWEYVTSQSDEKGKTVYICDFCQKMVRGGGITRMKKHLAGIKGDIEPCKKVPADVRFTLQGILKEIEVKSRGKSTAVGSSVDVIDDDKEVVEIHDQTQKGKRKAKSNLHPFFTKAINDPSQPTIKKAMQCKEKVQDVDLAIAMWFYDACIPMNACNSPYFQLAVDKIASIGYGYKAPNYHALRVNLLKDAKTSVGLLIDSYRSEWIENGCTIMSDGWRDVRQRHLINFLVYCEKGISFIKSVDASDIESNSENLCNLFAGVVEMVGVKNVVQIVTDNAANYKKAGKLLCARHSSITWTPCAAHCLNLVLKDISELENVAKLVKLASRVTVFIYNHKMPLNWLRKRKGWTEIIRPGPTRFGTSFIALKSLVDHNDLQALVISNEFKKMLKLGNAVECKEIVMNETFWKNCLITVTVMTPLLRVLRLCDTDEKPSLPYVFKGMNRADKGIKALFQEKVAFYKPYVDIIDARWKNMLRSSIHCAAYWLNPAFQYDKENLCKDKEVFKGVLDMVEKNFSGDDIIDVTLALGKFRDGLECFGRSSAIASRNVTQPAEWWRLFGGDYPLMQKFAVQILSQTASSSGCERNWSVFERIHTKKRNRLEHERLNDLVFVHYNLRLQNRLKYAKRSYDPVDYESINHSEFWVVEEEPEGELDNDDIDNMFGEEEHVPISQTQGNENSYALVDEDVVDSEFHPLSDRELNAFNTPMD